In Hahella sp. KA22, one genomic interval encodes:
- a CDS encoding CHASE domain-containing protein produces MAKHQWPSKLGVLAPACALAIAYFLTARAGLLLSLSGSNASPVWIPAGIALAGMVHYGRSIWPAIWLASFAVELVSQQADSFSKAILALAISIGAPLEAVIGTTLIRMHADFSPSLEKKEDVARLLILGGPVACVISATLSIGLMSSLGVIHVQDAGAHWLAWWFGDTFGVLIFAPILLLWLQKENSTLKRRLLVTLPGLASFILAVISHYYLVQADQKQIKEDVRQQGVQLRWSTFNQVQGITNAVSALALLFEGSKVITPKDFERYASQFRNFHRDISGLGWAPYVDKASRSNFEHWASLLLEKDYQIRETLGQLQIPASERDFYVPVLYVTPNTDVTRAAQGFDLYSNDIRRSAILESMRKGDLTLTAPITLVGNYGKGAICIAPVYSSPPQSANSDQARQIMGFVVGSVQIGNLIDRLSQDINLELFHIEIFDITEPEQPEALFISRQSAPDNPLQDMFTQTMQMDISGRVWRISITPTHLFIKQDASITPWIALILAVLFGSLLTAVLLLETAHTVKIEKAVIDQSQRLVKAETRYQELFTGLKQVIFQADKSYQWRVLNPAWNGLTGENPEDAVGREMFHYFHPDDCDKLRDALQKIARLEESSLFLELRLNALQLERAPWVEVHLQRSKDASGKLDGYSGFIADISERKRLDILKTEFISTVSHELRTPLTAINGSLALLDSGRLGLLPDQARQMLHIAYSNCERLLRLINDLLDIQKIESGGLEFSFERLDLRDLIGEALSANQQLAEKASVTLAFEPPASPALVKADRDRLRQVLDNLISNAIKFSPADKTVSLTLNAHAHYWEVSVQDQGPGVPPEFRNKIFQKFAQADSSDTRLKGGTGLGLSISREIVQRHHGQIGYHSEPNCGATFYFRLHALTNGAVWEAQASS; encoded by the coding sequence ATGGCGAAACATCAGTGGCCATCGAAGCTCGGCGTTCTGGCTCCGGCGTGCGCACTGGCGATAGCCTATTTCCTCACCGCCCGCGCCGGCTTGCTACTGTCGCTGTCCGGCAGCAACGCCAGCCCGGTATGGATACCCGCCGGCATCGCACTGGCGGGTATGGTCCATTATGGCCGCAGCATCTGGCCCGCTATCTGGCTCGCAAGTTTCGCCGTGGAGCTGGTGTCCCAGCAGGCGGATTCCTTCAGCAAGGCCATACTGGCGCTCGCCATCTCTATCGGCGCGCCGCTGGAAGCGGTCATCGGAACCACCCTGATTCGTATGCACGCAGACTTCAGCCCTTCACTGGAAAAAAAAGAAGACGTAGCGCGCTTACTCATTCTCGGCGGTCCAGTGGCCTGCGTCATCAGCGCGACCCTCAGCATTGGCCTAATGAGCAGCCTGGGCGTCATACACGTCCAGGACGCCGGCGCTCACTGGCTGGCGTGGTGGTTTGGCGACACCTTCGGCGTATTGATCTTCGCCCCGATTCTGCTGCTGTGGCTGCAAAAGGAAAACAGCACACTGAAGCGGCGATTATTGGTGACATTGCCTGGCCTTGCGTCTTTCATTCTCGCCGTGATTTCTCATTATTATCTGGTGCAGGCGGACCAGAAGCAGATTAAAGAAGACGTGCGCCAGCAGGGCGTGCAACTGCGCTGGTCCACTTTCAATCAAGTACAGGGGATCACCAACGCGGTCAGCGCCCTCGCCCTGTTGTTTGAAGGCTCCAAGGTCATCACGCCAAAGGACTTCGAGCGTTACGCCTCACAGTTTCGCAACTTCCATCGCGATATCAGCGGCCTGGGTTGGGCGCCCTATGTTGATAAAGCCAGTCGCTCTAATTTCGAGCATTGGGCGTCGTTGCTGCTGGAGAAGGACTATCAAATACGTGAAACCCTGGGCCAACTGCAGATTCCCGCTTCGGAGCGCGATTTCTATGTCCCTGTGTTGTATGTCACGCCCAATACTGACGTCACCCGCGCCGCACAAGGGTTCGACCTGTATTCCAACGACATACGCCGTAGCGCTATTCTGGAGTCCATGCGTAAGGGCGACCTGACGCTGACAGCGCCAATCACGCTTGTCGGAAACTACGGCAAAGGCGCCATCTGTATTGCGCCGGTTTACTCCAGTCCGCCGCAAAGCGCCAACTCCGATCAGGCGCGCCAAATCATGGGATTCGTCGTAGGGTCGGTTCAGATAGGCAACCTGATTGATCGCCTATCCCAGGACATCAATCTTGAGCTGTTTCATATCGAGATCTTCGATATCACTGAACCCGAACAACCCGAGGCGCTGTTCATTTCCCGCCAAAGCGCACCGGACAATCCTTTACAGGATATGTTCACTCAAACCATGCAGATGGATATCTCTGGACGGGTCTGGCGAATATCCATAACGCCGACGCATTTATTCATCAAACAGGACGCCTCCATTACCCCCTGGATCGCATTGATACTGGCCGTCCTGTTCGGCAGTCTGCTTACCGCCGTTTTACTGCTGGAGACAGCCCATACCGTCAAGATAGAGAAAGCGGTCATTGATCAATCGCAACGGCTGGTCAAAGCAGAAACCCGTTATCAGGAATTATTCACGGGGTTAAAACAGGTGATCTTCCAGGCCGATAAATCCTATCAATGGCGAGTGCTTAACCCCGCCTGGAACGGGCTGACCGGGGAAAACCCTGAAGACGCCGTCGGCCGTGAGATGTTCCACTACTTTCACCCCGATGACTGCGACAAGCTGCGGGATGCGCTGCAGAAAATCGCCCGACTGGAAGAATCCAGCCTGTTTCTTGAACTGCGCCTCAACGCCCTGCAACTGGAACGGGCGCCCTGGGTGGAAGTCCATCTGCAGCGCAGCAAAGACGCCAGCGGAAAATTGGACGGCTATAGCGGCTTCATCGCCGACATCAGCGAACGCAAACGCCTGGATATCCTGAAAACTGAGTTTATATCCACAGTTTCCCATGAACTGCGCACGCCATTAACCGCCATCAACGGCTCACTGGCGCTGCTGGATTCCGGCCGCCTCGGCCTGCTGCCTGATCAGGCCAGGCAAATGCTGCATATCGCCTACAGCAACTGTGAACGCCTGCTGCGCCTGATCAATGATCTGCTTGATATCCAGAAAATAGAGTCCGGCGGCCTGGAATTCAGTTTCGAACGCCTCGACTTGCGAGACCTCATCGGGGAGGCCTTAAGCGCCAATCAGCAGCTCGCTGAAAAAGCGTCCGTCACCCTCGCCTTTGAGCCGCCGGCATCGCCCGCGCTGGTGAAAGCAGACCGGGATCGTTTGCGACAAGTGCTGGATAACCTGATCTCCAACGCCATCAAGTTCTCTCCCGCCGATAAGACCGTATCGCTGACGCTAAATGCTCACGCTCACTATTGGGAAGTCTCCGTGCAAGACCAGGGGCCGGGAGTGCCGCCGGAGTTCCGCAACAAGATTTTCCAGAAATTCGCCCAGGCGGACAGCTCCGACACCCGCCTCAAAGGCGGCACCGGCCTGGGATTGAGCATTTCCAGAGAAATCGTTCAGCGCCATCATGGTCAGATCGGCTACCACTCCGAACCGAACTGCGGCGCCACGTTTTACTTTCGCCTGCACGCCTTAACTAACGGCGCGGTGTGGGAAGCCCAAGCGTCCTCCTAG
- a CDS encoding choice-of-anchor A family protein, with protein sequence MISVKQFYAITLVGFSASISANTYATQVNLGAAANYNGFFHGDFTSSPNDSEGALAVGGNASLTGYTLNAFRENDGLAIVVGGDYSQVGGDIHGDALVGGQFTTASAGIFGTVKDHAVLPINFDAEFAKLTQLSKELSLADSLGVTEQWGALTFNGDGSGGQQIFNISEKDFESVWGFFAKDIGQHQELIINVAGDVIDIDPADYKIKASDWSWVGNETSVIFNFYEATQINLAAGFYGTILAPGADIFANGGHVDGQVIAHSWQGANQLNWRPYEHNVELPEPATFGLMLSALAVVGAGALRRKPQA encoded by the coding sequence ATGATCTCAGTTAAACAATTTTACGCAATCACGCTTGTCGGTTTCAGTGCGTCTATCTCCGCTAACACTTACGCGACGCAGGTAAATCTTGGCGCGGCGGCGAACTACAACGGCTTCTTCCATGGCGATTTCACGTCTTCCCCAAATGACAGTGAAGGCGCGTTGGCGGTGGGCGGTAACGCCAGCCTTACAGGTTATACGCTCAACGCTTTCCGCGAAAACGATGGACTGGCGATTGTCGTCGGCGGCGATTACAGCCAAGTTGGCGGCGATATCCATGGCGACGCTCTGGTTGGCGGCCAGTTCACCACCGCCAGCGCAGGCATTTTTGGAACCGTGAAAGACCATGCGGTGCTGCCGATTAACTTTGACGCCGAATTCGCCAAGCTGACGCAACTGTCAAAAGAGCTGTCTTTGGCGGATTCCCTTGGCGTCACTGAGCAGTGGGGCGCTTTGACTTTCAATGGCGATGGCTCCGGCGGTCAGCAGATCTTCAATATCAGCGAGAAGGACTTTGAATCAGTCTGGGGCTTCTTCGCCAAAGATATCGGTCAGCACCAGGAGTTGATCATCAACGTGGCGGGCGACGTCATCGATATTGATCCCGCCGACTACAAAATCAAAGCCAGCGACTGGTCCTGGGTGGGTAATGAAACCAGCGTGATCTTCAACTTCTATGAAGCGACGCAGATCAACCTGGCTGCAGGCTTCTATGGAACCATTCTGGCGCCGGGCGCGGATATTTTCGCTAATGGCGGCCATGTGGACGGCCAGGTGATCGCGCACTCCTGGCAAGGCGCCAATCAATTGAACTGGCGTCCTTATGAGCACAACGTGGAGCTGCCTGAGCCGGCGACCTTTGGCCTGATGTTGTCCGCGTTAGCGGTTGTAGGCGCTGGCGCACTGCGTCGCAAACCGCAGGCGTAA
- a CDS encoding DUF4340 domain-containing protein, with protein sequence MNAKWTKLLSIALVAQAAIIIALHWPGSQPAYTHTDQALLDLESKQPGAIHIYGEETAKVDLKKEQDGWVVASYYNLPVANDKVDAMLAKLKALKASWPVATTASGAKRFEVAEDKFQRKLELAQGDDTLATLYLGTSPGYRKVHARLNEQDAVFAVNYATHELPMAGKDWVDNKLTAVPEESINQVKIKDIVLNKNGDKWDLEGLQEGEITNEEAAHKLLASLADMRFEDVLGAEVKPEYNLSEPKLRFTLQLKEKNAQGEQSLELNFGKPAEGDYYILTRSDRPQVFKIDASHVDSLLDLERARFVSAAPVTEPEQSEVNLGQQGDAAEAPEAPASS encoded by the coding sequence ATGAACGCCAAGTGGACCAAATTACTATCCATCGCGCTGGTGGCGCAGGCGGCGATTATCATCGCCCTGCATTGGCCTGGCTCGCAGCCGGCGTACACCCACACTGATCAGGCGCTGCTTGACCTGGAGTCCAAACAGCCTGGCGCCATTCATATCTACGGCGAAGAAACGGCGAAAGTCGACCTGAAAAAAGAACAGGACGGCTGGGTGGTGGCCAGCTACTACAACCTGCCCGTCGCCAACGACAAAGTGGACGCCATGCTGGCCAAGCTGAAAGCGCTTAAGGCCAGTTGGCCGGTGGCCACCACCGCTTCCGGCGCCAAGCGCTTTGAGGTCGCCGAGGATAAGTTCCAACGCAAACTGGAACTGGCCCAGGGCGACGATACGCTGGCCACGCTCTATCTGGGCACGTCCCCGGGATATCGCAAAGTGCACGCGCGCCTGAATGAGCAGGACGCCGTGTTCGCGGTCAATTACGCCACCCATGAGCTTCCCATGGCCGGTAAAGACTGGGTGGACAACAAGCTGACCGCCGTGCCCGAAGAGAGCATCAATCAAGTCAAGATCAAGGATATCGTGCTGAACAAGAACGGCGATAAATGGGATCTGGAAGGCTTGCAGGAAGGCGAAATCACCAATGAGGAAGCTGCTCACAAACTGCTGGCGTCCCTGGCGGATATGCGCTTCGAGGATGTGCTGGGGGCGGAAGTGAAGCCGGAATATAACCTGAGCGAGCCCAAGCTACGCTTTACCCTGCAGTTAAAAGAGAAGAACGCCCAGGGGGAACAGTCTCTTGAGCTGAATTTCGGCAAACCGGCGGAAGGCGACTATTACATCCTCACCCGCTCCGACCGCCCGCAAGTGTTCAAGATCGACGCCAGTCATGTCGACTCACTGCTGGATCTGGAGCGCGCCCGCTTCGTCAGCGCCGCGCCGGTGACCGAGCCGGAGCAAAGCGAAGTCAACCTGGGACAGCAAGGCGACGCCGCTGAGGCGCCGGAAGCGCCCGCCTCTTCCTGA
- a CDS encoding Gldg family protein has translation MLPEKSVLRMAGKEVSQFFSSPVAFVFLAAFLAVNLFIFFWVEAFFARNIADVRPLFEWMPLLLIFLVAALTMRMWSDERRMGTIEFLMTLPVTPLQLVLGKFIACFILLLIALALTLPIPFTVSYLGHLDWGPVIGAYVATLCLGAAYLAIGLYVSAKNESQIVSLIVTVLVCSLLYLLGSDTLVDLFGYSTGEVLKQLGTGSRFESITRGIIDIRDLYYYLSLVGVFLALNVLALEKQRWSNSHGARANHRAWYAVSGLMIANLFAANLWLSEVKTLRADLTDGNLYSINDATRDYMNQLQEPLLIRGYFSAKTHPLLAPLVPQLRDLIKEYEVAGGGKVRVEFVDPQSNPELEDEANNKYSIRPVPFQVSDKYQASLVNSYFNVLISYGDQFEVLGFRDLIEVKDRNESDLDVRLRNPEYDITKAIKKVLYAYQSQGDLFATINTPVKLNGYVSSTQQLPKELQTLAQDLNDVLAEIKQESNGKFSYELQDPNAGDGSLAQKIQQDFGMQPMATSLLSNDRFYFYLLMNDSKQYVQIALPDSLDKDGLKRNIESGLKRFSAGFTKTLALVVPESDANPYMQQFGQQSSPSFKTLRDKLMETMTVKTVDLKDGLVPEDADILMLAAPESLSDKQLFAVDQFLMKGGTVLLSTSPYQTRMTSNSLTAGKHTSGLETWLQNYGINLAQSMVLDPQNASFPIPVTRNVGGMSFREIRLLDYPYFADIRDTGMNQDSAITSGLPNVTMSWASPIELDKEKTKALQVTELLHSSPQSWVSDKLDVTPRVSSDGSVSPWTSEGEPEPYLVGVALEGRFESSFKGKESPLLSKADDAQKADQTSTDGDKSGQKEEKAHFGGVIDKSPESARIILFSSNEFLNDQTISLISSTERAPYLNSIQLVQNAVDWSLEDRSLLQIRSRSHFANTLYPMSAERQQFWEYLNYGLAIAGLALLYALFRLWFNRRQSYYAGMLELGRA, from the coding sequence ATGCTGCCTGAAAAAAGCGTATTGCGGATGGCCGGTAAGGAAGTCTCTCAGTTTTTCTCTTCGCCGGTGGCGTTTGTTTTCCTGGCCGCCTTTCTTGCGGTTAACCTGTTTATTTTCTTCTGGGTGGAAGCCTTCTTCGCCCGTAACATCGCTGACGTGCGTCCCCTGTTTGAATGGATGCCGCTGCTGCTGATCTTCCTGGTGGCGGCGCTGACGATGCGCATGTGGAGCGATGAGAGGCGCATGGGCACCATTGAGTTTTTGATGACGCTGCCGGTGACGCCATTGCAATTGGTGCTGGGCAAATTTATCGCCTGCTTCATTCTGTTGCTCATCGCCCTGGCGCTGACGCTGCCGATTCCCTTCACCGTGTCTTATCTTGGGCATTTGGATTGGGGTCCGGTTATTGGCGCCTATGTGGCCACCCTGTGTCTCGGCGCCGCCTACCTCGCCATTGGCCTGTATGTCAGCGCCAAGAATGAGTCGCAAATCGTCAGTCTGATCGTCACGGTGCTGGTTTGCTCGCTGTTGTATCTGTTGGGCTCAGACACCCTGGTGGATCTGTTTGGATACTCAACGGGCGAAGTCCTCAAGCAACTGGGCACCGGCTCCCGTTTTGAGTCCATCACCCGCGGCATTATCGACATACGCGACCTGTACTACTACCTCAGCCTGGTCGGCGTATTCCTGGCGCTGAACGTACTGGCGCTGGAAAAACAACGCTGGTCCAACAGCCATGGCGCCCGCGCCAACCATCGCGCCTGGTACGCCGTCTCCGGCCTGATGATCGCCAACCTGTTCGCCGCCAATCTGTGGCTGAGCGAAGTCAAAACACTGCGAGCGGACCTCACCGACGGCAATTTGTACTCCATTAACGACGCCACCCGCGACTATATGAATCAATTGCAGGAGCCCCTGCTGATTCGTGGCTACTTCTCCGCCAAGACCCACCCTCTATTGGCCCCGCTGGTTCCCCAGCTGCGGGATCTGATCAAGGAATATGAAGTGGCCGGCGGCGGTAAAGTGCGCGTGGAGTTCGTCGATCCACAAAGCAATCCTGAGCTGGAAGACGAAGCCAACAACAAATACAGCATCCGCCCGGTGCCTTTTCAGGTATCGGACAAGTATCAGGCGTCGTTGGTGAACTCCTACTTCAACGTACTGATCAGCTACGGCGATCAATTCGAAGTATTGGGCTTCCGCGATCTCATCGAAGTGAAGGATCGCAATGAGTCGGACCTGGACGTGCGCCTGCGCAATCCGGAATACGACATCACCAAAGCCATCAAGAAAGTGCTGTACGCCTACCAGAGCCAGGGCGACCTGTTCGCCACCATTAACACCCCGGTAAAACTGAACGGTTACGTCTCTTCCACCCAGCAGCTGCCGAAAGAACTGCAAACGTTAGCGCAGGATTTAAATGACGTGCTGGCGGAAATCAAACAGGAGTCCAACGGCAAGTTCAGCTATGAGCTGCAGGACCCGAACGCAGGCGACGGCTCTCTGGCGCAGAAGATTCAGCAGGATTTCGGCATGCAACCGATGGCCACAAGCCTGCTGTCCAATGACCGCTTCTATTTCTACCTGTTGATGAACGACAGCAAACAATACGTGCAGATCGCCCTGCCCGACTCCCTCGACAAAGACGGTCTCAAGCGCAATATTGAAAGCGGCCTGAAACGCTTCTCGGCGGGTTTCACCAAAACGCTGGCGCTGGTGGTTCCAGAAAGCGACGCCAACCCTTACATGCAGCAGTTCGGCCAGCAAAGCTCGCCCAGCTTTAAAACGCTGCGCGACAAGCTAATGGAAACCATGACCGTTAAAACTGTCGACCTGAAGGACGGTCTGGTTCCTGAAGACGCCGACATTCTCATGCTGGCGGCGCCGGAGTCCCTGTCCGACAAGCAACTGTTCGCCGTTGACCAGTTCCTCATGAAAGGCGGCACGGTCCTGCTGTCCACTTCGCCCTATCAAACCCGCATGACCTCCAACTCTCTCACGGCGGGCAAACATACCTCCGGGCTGGAGACATGGCTGCAGAATTACGGGATCAACCTCGCTCAGTCCATGGTGCTGGACCCTCAGAACGCCAGCTTCCCCATTCCGGTCACACGTAATGTGGGCGGCATGTCGTTCCGGGAAATACGCCTGTTGGATTACCCTTATTTCGCTGACATACGCGACACCGGCATGAATCAGGATTCCGCAATCACTTCCGGTCTGCCTAACGTCACCATGAGCTGGGCTTCTCCCATCGAGCTGGATAAGGAAAAAACCAAGGCCCTGCAGGTCACGGAATTGCTGCACTCTTCGCCGCAGTCCTGGGTCTCCGACAAGTTGGACGTAACGCCTCGCGTTTCATCCGACGGCAGCGTCAGCCCCTGGACCAGCGAAGGCGAGCCAGAGCCCTATCTGGTGGGCGTCGCGTTGGAAGGGCGTTTCGAGTCCTCGTTCAAAGGCAAGGAGTCGCCCTTGTTGAGCAAAGCCGACGACGCGCAAAAAGCGGATCAGACCTCCACTGACGGAGATAAGTCCGGCCAGAAGGAAGAGAAAGCGCATTTCGGCGGCGTCATCGATAAATCGCCGGAGTCCGCACGCATCATTCTGTTCTCCTCCAACGAGTTCCTGAATGATCAGACCATCAGCCTGATCAGCTCCACAGAACGAGCGCCTTATCTCAACTCCATACAACTGGTGCAAAACGCCGTGGATTGGTCGCTGGAGGATCGCAGTCTGCTGCAAATCCGCTCACGCAGCCATTTCGCCAATACGCTCTACCCCATGAGCGCAGAGCGTCAACAGTTCTGGGAATACCTGAACTATGGCCTGGCGATCGCTGGACTGGCGTTGTTGTACGCATTGTTCCGCTTATGGTTCAACCGTCGGCAGAGCTATTACGCCGGCATGCTGGAATTAGGGAGGGCTTGA
- the dauA gene encoding C4-dicarboxylic acid transporter DauA, whose protein sequence is MPHRAHLRSVRLASAFVDSCIKEPYNLHRFRKDLIAGVTVGIIAIPLAMALAIASGVPPQHGLYTAMIAGFLIALTGGSRLSISGPTAAFVVILFPIASEFGLAGLLMATLLSGFILVGLALARLGRLIEYIPEPVTLGFTSGIAIVIATLQVKDFFGLSLAEMPETYIGKVHALALAFPTLDWANVLVASLTLALLILWPRLKMPVPGHLPAVLLGVAVSLALAAAGHPVDTIGSRFTYPLADGGVGHGIPSLFPDFTWPWLQPGPDGQPLAWTWSAFERLLPAAFSIAMLGAIESLLCAVVLDGMTGRRHQANGELLGQGIGNLVVPFFGGITATAAIARSTANYRSGAESPVSGMVHAAVVLAGLIALGPLLAYLPMASMAALLLMVAWNMSEAHKVVALIKKAPTGDILVLMTCLTLTVLFDMVLAISAGIVMAALLFMRDISMMTKVSDISSHPKLISTPLPDNWAVYKINGPLFFAAADRVFSELDMLTETKQGLILYMDAVSLLDAGGLSAFNKFLQSRQKRGGQLILADLQFQPLRTLAKANVRPIEGALGFAPTLSDALQLINNPST, encoded by the coding sequence ATGCCACATCGCGCGCATTTGCGTTCGGTACGTTTGGCTAGCGCCTTTGTCGATAGCTGCATCAAAGAACCCTATAACCTCCATCGCTTTCGCAAGGACCTGATCGCCGGCGTGACCGTGGGCATCATCGCCATCCCTCTGGCCATGGCGCTGGCTATCGCCAGTGGCGTGCCGCCGCAACACGGTCTTTATACCGCCATGATCGCCGGGTTCCTGATCGCGCTGACCGGCGGCTCCCGCCTGAGCATATCCGGTCCCACCGCCGCGTTTGTGGTGATCCTGTTTCCCATCGCATCTGAATTTGGACTCGCAGGCCTATTGATGGCGACGCTGCTGTCCGGCTTCATTCTGGTCGGACTGGCTTTGGCTCGCCTGGGCAGGCTGATCGAGTACATCCCGGAACCCGTCACCCTGGGCTTCACGTCCGGCATCGCCATCGTCATCGCCACGTTGCAGGTGAAAGACTTTTTCGGACTCAGCCTCGCCGAAATGCCGGAAACCTATATCGGCAAAGTCCATGCATTAGCGCTGGCGTTCCCGACGCTGGACTGGGCGAACGTTCTGGTGGCGTCTCTTACCCTGGCGTTGCTGATACTGTGGCCGCGCCTGAAAATGCCAGTCCCGGGCCACCTTCCCGCCGTTCTGCTTGGCGTCGCCGTTTCCCTCGCGCTGGCGGCAGCGGGCCATCCTGTAGACACCATCGGCTCCCGTTTCACCTACCCGCTGGCGGACGGTGGCGTGGGCCACGGCATTCCCAGTTTATTTCCGGATTTCACCTGGCCCTGGCTGCAACCGGGCCCGGACGGCCAGCCGCTGGCCTGGACCTGGAGCGCCTTCGAACGGCTTCTGCCAGCGGCGTTCTCCATCGCCATGCTGGGCGCCATTGAGTCGCTGCTGTGCGCCGTGGTTCTGGACGGCATGACCGGACGCCGCCATCAGGCCAACGGCGAGTTGCTCGGCCAGGGCATCGGCAATCTGGTGGTTCCCTTTTTCGGCGGCATCACAGCGACCGCCGCCATCGCGCGCTCCACCGCCAACTACCGCTCCGGCGCAGAGTCTCCCGTCTCCGGCATGGTGCACGCAGCCGTGGTCCTGGCCGGCCTGATCGCCCTGGGCCCCCTGCTCGCCTATCTGCCGATGGCCTCCATGGCGGCGCTGTTATTAATGGTGGCGTGGAACATGAGCGAAGCGCATAAAGTCGTCGCGCTGATCAAGAAAGCCCCTACCGGCGATATTCTGGTATTGATGACCTGCCTCACGCTCACCGTGCTGTTCGATATGGTGTTGGCGATCTCCGCCGGTATCGTCATGGCGGCGTTGCTGTTCATGCGCGATATATCCATGATGACCAAGGTCTCCGATATTTCCAGCCACCCCAAGCTGATCTCCACGCCGCTGCCGGACAATTGGGCGGTGTACAAGATCAACGGCCCCTTATTTTTCGCTGCGGCTGACAGGGTGTTTTCCGAACTGGACATGCTCACGGAAACGAAACAGGGGCTGATTCTGTACATGGACGCGGTATCCCTGCTGGACGCCGGAGGGCTTTCCGCCTTCAACAAGTTCCTCCAGTCGCGCCAAAAACGAGGGGGCCAGCTCATTCTGGCGGACTTGCAGTTTCAACCTTTGCGCACTCTTGCCAAAGCCAACGTCAGACCGATCGAGGGCGCTCTGGGCTTCGCTCCAACCCTCAGCGACGCCTTGCAATTAATTAATAATCCCTCCACCTGA
- the rluA gene encoding bifunctional tRNA pseudouridine(32) synthase/23S rRNA pseudouridine(746) synthase RluA: protein MQDDFVYSPPTEPWLETLYEDKDIIVVNKPSGILTTPGRGAHLYDSVWSRVKEKYPLSHVVHRLDLATSGVLVLALRRNAEKELKRQFMEREVRKTYIAKVWGVIKEDQGEVDLPLICDWPNRPKQKVCFEHGKPAVTGYRVLAREDNATLVELYPVTGRSHQLRVHMLSLGHPILGDRFYASPEALAASDRLLLHAQSLSFKHPYSGEDMTFQVPADFA from the coding sequence ATGCAAGACGATTTCGTTTACTCTCCCCCAACCGAACCCTGGTTGGAGACGCTGTATGAAGACAAGGACATTATTGTCGTCAACAAACCCAGCGGCATTCTTACCACTCCCGGGCGCGGCGCGCATTTGTATGACAGCGTCTGGAGCCGGGTAAAGGAGAAATATCCCTTATCTCATGTGGTGCATCGGCTGGATCTCGCGACCTCCGGCGTGCTGGTGCTGGCCCTGAGACGCAATGCGGAAAAAGAGCTAAAACGGCAGTTCATGGAGCGCGAAGTGCGCAAAACCTACATCGCCAAAGTCTGGGGCGTGATCAAGGAAGACCAGGGCGAAGTGGATCTGCCGCTGATCTGCGACTGGCCCAACCGTCCCAAACAAAAAGTCTGTTTCGAACACGGCAAACCGGCGGTGACCGGCTATCGCGTGTTAGCGCGGGAAGATAACGCCACCCTGGTGGAGCTATACCCCGTTACTGGCCGCTCTCACCAACTGCGCGTACACATGCTGTCCCTTGGCCACCCGATCCTGGGAGACCGTTTCTACGCGTCTCCGGAAGCGCTGGCCGCCAGCGACCGCCTGTTGCTGCACGCGCAATCACTGAGCTTTAAGCATCCCTATTCTGGCGAGGACATGACTTTCCAGGTTCCTGCCGATTTCGCCTGA
- a CDS encoding DUF6713 family protein: MERSYLTTLCLLIFHQIDAAYWKEWEMFQLPGGVQGYLIFNMLALPALLYGYRQGLLKKRNAPLFSYVCAGLGMLTFLIHAGFFLTGYAQFKLPLSIALIIACLVSGLWQLFQTRLFERHQR, from the coding sequence ATGGAGCGTAGTTATCTGACGACCTTATGTTTGTTGATTTTCCATCAGATTGACGCCGCATACTGGAAAGAGTGGGAGATGTTTCAACTTCCGGGAGGCGTACAGGGATACCTGATTTTCAATATGTTGGCGTTGCCCGCCCTGTTATACGGATATCGACAGGGGTTGCTGAAAAAACGCAATGCGCCCCTGTTTTCCTATGTCTGCGCGGGTCTCGGCATGCTCACGTTCCTGATTCACGCCGGTTTTTTCCTTACCGGATACGCGCAGTTCAAACTGCCGCTTTCCATCGCGTTGATTATCGCCTGCCTGGTCAGCGGCCTCTGGCAGCTTTTTCAGACCCGCTTATTCGAGAGACATCAGCGCTGA